From the Ruminiclostridium josui JCM 17888 genome, one window contains:
- a CDS encoding stalk domain-containing protein, with the protein MRNFIKLISLMLIILMLGGTVAYAAQENSQLASEDIYVPVKFICETLGGQVSWDAKKQITTIKLGSNELKLFINRCDAILNGKTKVLKEKVKVQEGRTILPLSVLNSQLGLKLTGDDYIKLISAKFIDLVKAGKTGDTSILLSKSFSKYVTTEFLNSTLAPVFSVVEPDVKTMTISKNTVHQNVFIPFTAQQAKYNFIFRFDYNGKIDEFNQAADSSQITYSKPSYDNSANYIEKEATIGEGEWKLPGTLTIPKGKGPFPALILVHGSGPNDRDETVGPLKPFRDLAVGLASQGVAVLRYEKRTLEYGVRTQLLPKLTMVEEFEEDAFAAAKYLKSIDSIDASNITVLGHSEGGYDLPRILDRDKTGIFKAGIIMSGCSRPLYELLPEQYKYLADLGMATKEQAEAAKEQVALIQDKSFNPENPPKGYSLGMPYYFYDMKNYDVIGTARQIEKPILVLQGERDYQVNPQTDYEGWKKAFEGKSNAEFKFYPKLNHMYMEGEGQSTPAEYYVNGNIPQYVINDIAGFIKNNT; encoded by the coding sequence ATGAGGAATTTTATAAAGCTAATAAGCTTAATGCTGATAATTCTGATGCTGGGCGGAACAGTTGCGTATGCTGCCCAAGAGAACAGCCAGTTGGCTTCAGAGGATATATATGTACCTGTCAAGTTTATTTGTGAGACCTTGGGTGGACAGGTTTCCTGGGATGCTAAAAAGCAAATTACTACAATCAAGCTGGGTAGCAATGAATTAAAACTTTTTATTAACCGTTGTGATGCTATATTAAACGGAAAAACAAAGGTTTTAAAAGAAAAAGTTAAGGTTCAAGAAGGAAGAACAATTCTACCATTAAGTGTTTTGAATTCCCAGCTGGGGCTTAAGCTTACAGGCGATGATTATATTAAACTCATTTCGGCAAAGTTCATAGACTTGGTTAAAGCAGGAAAGACTGGAGATACATCAATTCTACTTAGCAAAAGTTTTTCAAAGTATGTGACAACAGAATTTCTAAATTCTACATTGGCTCCTGTATTTTCAGTTGTTGAGCCTGACGTTAAAACCATGACTATATCAAAAAACACTGTACATCAGAATGTTTTTATACCATTTACAGCTCAGCAGGCCAAATACAATTTTATATTCAGATTTGACTATAACGGAAAAATAGATGAATTTAATCAGGCAGCTGATTCGTCACAAATTACATATTCCAAACCTTCATACGATAATTCTGCAAACTATATCGAAAAAGAGGCAACAATAGGAGAGGGAGAATGGAAACTTCCCGGTACGCTGACAATCCCAAAGGGTAAAGGCCCGTTTCCGGCACTTATTCTGGTACATGGTTCAGGCCCTAATGACAGAGATGAAACTGTAGGACCACTAAAGCCGTTTAGAGATTTGGCTGTAGGTCTTGCAAGTCAAGGAGTGGCAGTTTTGAGATACGAAAAAAGAACTTTGGAATATGGCGTTAGAACGCAGCTATTACCGAAACTGACCATGGTGGAGGAATTTGAAGAGGACGCTTTTGCTGCTGCAAAGTATCTAAAATCAATAGATAGTATAGATGCTTCAAATATTACTGTACTGGGCCACAGTGAAGGTGGATATGATTTGCCGAGGATACTTGACAGAGACAAAACAGGTATATTCAAAGCCGGAATCATAATGAGCGGATGTTCCAGACCATTGTATGAACTTTTGCCGGAGCAATATAAATATCTTGCAGATTTGGGTATGGCAACTAAGGAGCAGGCTGAGGCTGCAAAGGAACAGGTTGCTTTGATACAGGACAAGAGTTTTAATCCGGAAAATCCTCCAAAAGGGTATAGCCTTGGTATGCCATATTACTTCTATGATATGAAAAACTATGATGTTATTGGAACAGCTAGGCAAATAGAAAAACCAATACTTGTGCTGCAGGGTGAAAGAGATTATCAGGTTAATCCCCAAACAGACTATGAGGGATGGAAAAAAGCTTTTGAAGGTAAATCAAATGCAGAATTCAAGTTTTATCCCAAACTAAATCATATGTATATGGAGGGAGAAGGACAATCCACTCCTGCTGAATATTATGTAAATGGAAATATTCCTCAATATGTTATAAATGATATTGCAGGATTTATAAAAAATAATACTTAA
- a CDS encoding Fur family transcriptional regulator, producing the protein MNTGDSGLLKEKLKECGYKFTGQRAAILDTLVQCSGQHVSTEELFNLVKAKHPEIGLATVYRTMILLDKLNLVHKLDFDDGFSRYELVKPNEDHRHHHLICSSCGCVSEVEEDLLDNLEEEILRKNGFLVKDHRVQFYGLCKKCRE; encoded by the coding sequence TTGAATACTGGCGATAGCGGCTTATTAAAAGAAAAATTGAAGGAATGCGGATATAAATTTACAGGGCAGAGAGCAGCAATCCTTGATACATTGGTTCAGTGTTCCGGACAACATGTAAGTACTGAGGAGCTGTTCAATCTAGTTAAAGCCAAGCATCCTGAAATTGGCCTTGCAACAGTGTACAGAACTATGATTTTGCTAGATAAGCTCAATCTTGTTCATAAGCTTGATTTTGATGACGGTTTTAGCAGATATGAGCTGGTTAAGCCCAATGAAGATCACAGACATCATCATCTTATTTGCAGTTCCTGCGGTTGTGTTTCAGAAGTTGAGGAAGACTTGTTAGATAATCTGGAAGAAGAGATTCTTAGAAAAAATGGCTTTTTGGTAAAAGACCACAGAGTACAGTTCTATGGATTATGTAAAAAATGCAGAGAATGA
- the feoB gene encoding ferrous iron transport protein B yields MEKSNNKKDLKHLVLVGNPNVGKSVFFNALTGMYVDVSNFPGTTVDISTGRYGDYIVEDTPGIYGVSSFNDEERVARDVIINGDLVLNVIDAVHMQRDIFLTQQLIDMGKKVIVAVNLIDEAAKNGIKVDTKELSRQLGVEVVATSALKGIGINEVKQKIDSARVGIKTEGVQELLSNYDLNEITEAEALMLLEDDEVISQRKGMPTAGKREEIYKNRRKRVDKILESVLSDSYNGVSLGTTIGRLLLKPITGIPMLLAIMAGMFWFIGVFVAQTVVDFTEGTLMEGYYKPFIESILSFIPKNSFIGSLLIGDYGLLTMTVIYILGLLLPLTIGFYMLMSILEDSGFLPRIAVLSDKTLSKVGLNGRAIIPLILGFGCITMATMTTRLLGSRRERVIATFLLGLTIPCSAQFGVIIGLLTPLGMKYIIAYTVLLILIFGISGVLMNKILPGESTQLFIDLPQIRLPQFKNVMKKTFVKAKVFLIEATPIFALGAVLITVLQYTGLLGRIESAISPLTVQWLKLPEQASVVFIMGIIRRDFGAAGLSHMVLTNPQMLVALITITLFVPCVASIIMIFKERSKLEATAIWLGSFAIAFLVGGILAQIIV; encoded by the coding sequence ATGGAAAAGAGTAATAATAAAAAAGATTTAAAGCATCTGGTTCTTGTGGGAAACCCGAATGTAGGAAAATCGGTATTTTTCAATGCACTTACAGGAATGTACGTTGATGTATCGAATTTTCCCGGTACTACGGTAGATATAAGCACCGGGCGTTATGGAGATTATATAGTAGAGGATACACCCGGAATATATGGTGTATCCTCATTTAATGATGAGGAAAGAGTTGCCAGAGACGTAATAATTAACGGAGACCTGGTGTTAAATGTAATTGATGCCGTTCATATGCAAAGGGATATCTTTTTGACACAGCAACTTATTGACATGGGTAAAAAAGTAATTGTTGCAGTGAACCTTATTGACGAGGCGGCTAAAAATGGCATTAAAGTAGATACGAAAGAACTGTCCAGACAATTAGGGGTGGAAGTTGTTGCTACTTCCGCACTCAAAGGCATTGGCATAAATGAAGTTAAGCAGAAGATAGACAGTGCCAGAGTAGGTATAAAAACGGAAGGTGTTCAAGAGCTTTTGAGCAATTATGACCTTAATGAAATAACAGAAGCAGAAGCATTGATGCTCTTGGAGGACGATGAAGTAATTTCACAAAGAAAGGGTATGCCCACTGCGGGTAAACGGGAAGAGATTTATAAAAATAGGCGGAAAAGAGTAGACAAAATTCTGGAAAGCGTTCTTTCTGATTCATATAACGGAGTAAGTTTGGGAACTACCATTGGAAGACTTTTGCTAAAGCCTATTACAGGTATACCTATGTTGTTGGCAATAATGGCAGGTATGTTCTGGTTCATAGGAGTTTTTGTAGCACAGACAGTTGTTGATTTTACAGAAGGAACATTAATGGAAGGATATTATAAACCTTTTATTGAATCAATTTTAAGTTTTATCCCTAAAAATTCATTTATCGGAAGTTTGTTGATAGGCGATTACGGATTGTTAACAATGACAGTAATCTATATATTAGGATTGCTGTTGCCTTTGACTATAGGATTTTACATGCTCATGTCAATTCTTGAGGACTCTGGTTTCTTGCCTAGAATTGCAGTACTTTCAGACAAGACCCTTTCAAAGGTTGGCCTTAACGGAAGGGCAATAATACCTCTTATATTAGGCTTCGGTTGTATAACCATGGCAACAATGACCACACGTCTTTTGGGCTCAAGAAGAGAGCGTGTAATTGCTACTTTTCTATTGGGACTGACCATTCCATGTTCTGCACAGTTTGGTGTAATTATAGGATTACTGACGCCTTTGGGAATGAAATATATAATAGCTTATACGGTATTATTGATTTTAATATTCGGTATTTCAGGAGTTCTAATGAATAAAATCCTGCCGGGGGAATCTACACAGTTATTTATAGACTTACCGCAAATAAGGTTGCCTCAGTTTAAGAATGTTATGAAAAAGACATTTGTAAAGGCAAAAGTCTTCCTTATAGAGGCTACACCAATATTTGCCCTTGGTGCGGTTCTAATAACGGTATTACAGTATACAGGATTGCTTGGAAGGATAGAAAGTGCCATATCACCTTTGACGGTTCAGTGGCTTAAACTGCCTGAACAGGCATCAGTAGTATTCATAATGGGAATTATTAGAAGAGACTTCGGAGCGGCAGGATTAAGTCACATGGTTTTGACTAATCCTCAAATGTTGGTGGCACTTATCACAATTACCCTATTTGTACCATGTGTAGCCTCGATTATTATGATATTTAAGGAGAGGTCAAAGTTGGAGGCAACTGCAATCTGGCTCGGCAGCTTTGCTATAGCATTTTTAGTAGGTGGAATTCTGGCTCAGATAATAGTCTGA
- a CDS encoding FeoA family protein translates to MTLDKVNRGDFVEIVSIEDKDIRAQAIRLCIYEGSKLKCSEKLPAGPIILQNRLQEVAISRKLAEHIIIEKVS, encoded by the coding sequence TTGACATTAGACAAAGTTAACAGAGGAGATTTCGTTGAAATTGTAAGTATTGAAGATAAGGATATCCGCGCCCAAGCAATCCGCCTTTGTATATATGAAGGCTCAAAACTGAAGTGTTCTGAAAAACTGCCTGCAGGGCCCATAATATTACAGAATAGACTTCAGGAAGTTGCAATAAGCAGAAAACTTGCAGAACACATAATTATTGAAAAAGTTAGCTGA